The following is a genomic window from Solanum lycopersicum chromosome 6, SLM_r2.1.
TCTTTCCTTGAGAGGAAAAATTGAGGAATCATAGTTAGAGAATAGGTAACTCAGTGAGGCTACTAGGAAAAGACCAGTAAGTGCATGAACTTACTTACCTTGCAGTCATCTTGTTGAACAAAGAAGTTATTActaattatttagaaaaaattccATTTAGCATCCGAAGAGATGTAAATAGTACTgtgaatgtaaaaataaaaacaatatggAAACAATAAGAGGATACTGGAAAATGTAAGGTCCACTTTCAATGGACATCCTTGATGCCTCATTATGGCCCATAGAAAGATTCTTGAATAAGGACTTCACTTGCTGTTTGTAGTAATCTGCATCTGGAACATCACGGCTATCATCCAGCCCCTCAGCTAATGGAAGGCCATCCGTCACACGAGCAATCATAGTCAACTTCACCATCTTCCTTAAACAAGCAAACAACTACAAGCAACCAAAAAAAGGTAGAAGTTAACAAACATATAGTTTGAATACATAGAAACTACCAATTTTCCATGCTTTTAGGCTGCTAATTCCAAAACCTTGGATCAATGACTTATTGGACATAAAGTTCCTAGTTTACATGTATACTCAAAGAGTTCTCAGCTCAATGCCTACTTAAGGGTGTATATGAGTGAGAAGGTGAGAGAGACAGAGAGtatctttattaattaagttgtttCTCAGAAAGTTTGTCCTCTACACTAAAGTTTTTTAACTCGCATTCGGAAGTTTCTCCTATTTTAATCTTGTTTGATAATCAGCCTGAGATCTGATTTAGACTTTAAGCATATGTTTCAGAAAATTTACGTTTGCACCAAGTGCGTCACTCAAAAATTGTAAAGCATGTGACTTCCTTAATCACTATTCAATGTACAAGTTCTTCAAGGCAACAAAGAATCGCCATGAAAAGTACCAACTCCAAGATAGATGTACCCAAGTGCTCAAGTTATAGAGCTTCAGATGATGAATAGAAAACTTGATCCTGGGAAGGCAACGAAGACAAAATAGTGCATCAATTAGAGCCATTCAAACGTGAAGAATGCAAAAAGAAGCAAATGCTTTTCAATCAATTTAGCACTACATATCTTTAGGTTTAGTCGTCAGCCTCTACAGTCCAACCATATTCTAGTGGTATTCATCTCATTCCTGCTCTATATATAACACAGGCCCACAAATGATATCAACTTATGTATTATGCCCTGATCAATGCAAAAGTATGCTACCTTACGGATTATAACGATAACATCAACAACTAGGCATTGCTCAAGTAATCAATTTCAACAGATAATATAGAGGGTCTCATGGGTCCATCCAATGTTGAAGCACAGATCTTTATAGAAAAGATTTTTCCCGCAACGCCTTCCCCTAGAACTTCTTACTCTAAAGAGATGCTTAATCATCAACTATACTTCAATTCCACATCAGCTGGAACCGACTGTGAATTTGTCGAATACACAATTCAGCTCTATTCAGGTGCATTTCATTCTGATACTAAATAATTTGCTCATTTGGGCAAATTTaggattattattttcattccaGTAGTGGAATGTGGAAACACAGAATTTTTCCTACTAGTCATCCATAGCTAACACCGTTATGCAATCTAACCGAACATATCAAATCTGAGCTAAAAGCcgattaaaattaattttctatcaaATGTCGCGGATATTCATCACAAAATAAAAGTAACCTAAACATACAGAgggaattgcatgagaacacaAAAGGAAAACAAGCATATTTTACATAAACAAATTGAGAGAGTTATGTCGGTCTATCAAATTACGCACCTATCATTCACGTCGGTGCAGCCTTTGTTGGTTGATCTGTTGAACTCCCGATCGCCGGTTTCCGATTTTGTATCAACCTCTCGTGAACTCCGATCGGTTACAGCGAAAGGAAGGTTGTAATGAATGGGAATTGGGATCGGATTCAGGGAATTGGGTAAATACCCGTCTTCAAAAGTacgtatattttttatatgaaatatttaatttagtatagatgatgaataaaataataaaaatttgttaataTCTTAAATTATACATGCgatatgaattatttaaaaattttatttttgaaattattatgcTTATCtcacttatatttttaaattttgataatcCTACTTAGGGTGTTTATGATTTGGTTTAAAATACCCTCtcattgatattttaattttggataGTGATATTATCATCAATTTTACAAAACTTTTGTGTAAAATCTCGGTAAACAAAGACGAGGTAAGATATTAACGTAACTTCACTCAACATATTTCACAATGTCaagaaaaaagatatatttgtaccaacaaaaagtaaaaaaaacaaatatattttattgtttattcaaaaataatttttctgttTCTATCCTCGCCAGATTTCACTTATGAATTTTACTGATATATTGCTGTTCGTTTATTAATGACTCGTGTGGAATGTTTAGGCTCCATTTGAACTAATaatcaatttgaagttgaagaaaaaaaacagtttttgaagttaaaaattGAGGTTCTTGGAACTTGGAAGATTGAAATTTAGTCTCTATATGAAAGAGGGGGCAGACTATTCTATTTTTGCTCGAAGCAGACAACATATATATGCATTAAGCAAAATCATGAAATCTAAAAGTTCCCTAATTGCAAACACAAATACAACAACATAGCCATtgaaatcccacaagtgagATCAGAAAGACGTTACCAGTTACCACTACCTCATGAAGTTAGAGAGAAGTTGTTCCCGAAATACCCCACCCACAAACACAAATAACTCTACTAAATCTGCATCAGAGTTTCATTTACAAGAACTGGCACATTAACCACCATCTAAACAATCATTCACGCGAAACCATCACAACTTGCTTTCCAATATTGCGACCAGAGAAGAGACCAACAAGAGCACTGGGAGCACTTTCGAGGCCTTCAGCTATGTCTTCCACATACACAACCTTACCAGCCTTGATTTGCGGAATGATCATGTCCAAATACTTAGGGTAAAGATGATAGTAATCATGAACAAGAAATCCTTCCATGCGGATTCGTTTCGAGATGAGACAGAACAAGTTGTGCACTCCTTCAGTCTGCTCAAGGTTGTATTGTGAGATCATCCCACACACAGCAATACGACCATGGATTTTCATATTCAGAAGAACTGCATCAAGCATCTTCCCTCCAACGTTCTCAAAGTAGATGTCGATTCCATCAGGGAGGTACTTCTTCAGAGCCGCGTCTAAATCCTGCTCCTCTTTGTAGTTAAAAGCTTCATCAAAACCAAACGTGCTCTTCAACCGATCAACCTTTTCTTTACTTCCAGCACTACCGACAACATAGCAACCCAACATCTTTGCAAATTGCCCAACAAGCTGACCAACTGCTCCAGAAGCAGCTGAAACAAAGACGGTTTCTCCCTTCTTAGGGGAGCAAACCTCGTAAAAACCAGCATAAGCTGTGAGACCAGGCATACCGAGGATTCCTGTATAGTAGGAAAGAGGCACATCCTTGTCATGAATTTTAAACAGAGTCGGAGTAGCTGTTACAATACTATACTCCTCCCATCCAGTCCTTCCCAAAACTAAGTCACCTTTCTGGAAGTTCGAATCACCAGACTCCAAAACTTTAGCCACTCCATATCCTGTGATAGGAGAGCCAGGAGTGAAGGACTCAATATAGCTACCCTCAAATTTCTTCATGCGTAACCGCATGTAAGGGTCACATGACAAGAAAAGATTCCTCAAAACCATAGCATTACAACCTTCTGGAACATTCAATTTGATGGTGGTATTTTTGAATTCCATGTCTGATTCCTTAAGGTCACTGGTGACAAAGTGTTTCAGAATGACCTGTTTGTTGCTCACTTCTTCTGCCATTTCTCGCTTCTTCCGTGTTCGTAGAAGTGATAATTGTCCTGAAATCCAATGTCCACTTTAAGCATGAAGTTTCAGAAAATAATCCAAGTGTAGTATTCAGAATTTGTGCTCTACACAAaactcattttaaataaatacagCTAACTGCTAAGCAATAAAATCATTCCCGTTTTTCAATTAATACGCATACCATCATCTAAAGAAAAAAGTGACATAACAAATCGGGGTGAAGTGAGTATTCCATTGTATGATTCTTGTACTACTCCCAAGAACGCTAGGAAATGATCAAATGAAGTATTTCACAAATTGGGATCAAATGATCTTGCCTGTGTTTACAAGTTCTATTGATACCTAGTGGCGTGGGCGGGAGCTTGAAGTCATATAATTGTGTCGTTAATGGGGGGAGAATTTTAAGCctaaaaatgatatcaaaaggAAAATTAACTCAATAGGTAGAACGAGGACATTTTTGAGCAATTTTCAAAATGGTAAGGATATCTTTGACCCTTGCAATGCAATATTAACAAGTTTGAACTAGCCAATTTCAATAAACAATCCATGCAATGTTGAAGCTATTAGAGGTTTTCATAATATAGATTCTTCCCACAATGCCTTCCCCGTTAAACTTTTCTCTAAGAGCTGTCCAATCGATCAACTATCCCCCACTAGTGGCAGATCCAGGATTTCTCTTCGGGAACAAAATTAGTGCCTAAGATTTGCACTTGGAACCTCAAGGTGAGTTCTGAACCCCTCAACCACTAAGCCAACCTCTAATCTTACATTTAGGAGGTTCAAAATCGACATaaaaaaaccttaaatatacaacataattttttgcAGCTCCGCCCATGTCCCGaactattaatttattgaatataCCATTCAGCTCTATTAAGGTGAATTTCATTCTAACATCCAAAGGTCGTGACCTAATGATCAATGAAGTGTGCTAAGAACCATGAATCGTCCCAGATTCAAACtccaaacaaaaataattgttgATTCCTTGGTGGAGGTGACAGGTATCCCGTGAAATTAACTAAGGTGCACGCACGCTAAAGGTGAAATTCATTCTAGTACTAAACACAGGATTTATGCATACTAGTCATATCTACAACCAACACATTTATGCAATCtaagtgaaaaaaaatcaaatccgAGTGTTATAAAAAAGCTTCCTGGGAATAATCACCACAAAATTGAAGTGACAGCAGAAATTTTATGAGAATAAAATAGGCAaacaaacacattttacataaataaattgaaagaattatcaagttacCCTTTGTTTGGTGAACTACTGTACTTTGGATCTTCgaattttgattttgtatagCCTTTCTCGTGAACTCCGCTCAGTTTCAGTAAAATGAAACTTGTAATGAATTGGAATTGCGTAGTAATACTTTGGCTTTATATGTTTTCAGTAACAAGTGAGTTgtctaaatattattaatattatgatttaagGATGGTCCGGAAAGCCACCTAGTAATTAGAAGTGGTGTAATTACTAGTctaataattacataatttagtAATTATGTTAGTAATTACGCATATTTTGTATGGATGTACAATTacaatcataaaattatattaaatttaaaattatattataaaattaagaaactttataaataatattaaattaaatatttaactctTTAAAGATAAATTCgttttagaaaatttattacttGATAAACAtatgttcttaattaatattataaaaaattattgatttatattttttttaaattaatatatttcaattgaattgattattaaaactaaaaatatgaagTTTTTACGAATATCATGAAATGCATGTTTGATAAAaagattaatatataaataatgtcataaaatattaaatattcgacaaaagaaatattctatcaggtttaattaaaaaatgactgCAATGTCAATTCAATattactaaaacaaattaaactaaaaatataacataagttctaaattcaaaacaaaaaaattaacataatacTCTTATAGCAAATTTCAACATAGCATACATaaacatgatttatttttattttttattttttaaaaaaacaaacataagtctataaccttacttaacaataaattctattttaatttaaaaattagaatactAATACAATTATGTTAATGAGAAAATAAgcataataaagaaatatataatacGAAAGAATCGCATTGAATAATGTGAATTAAGGCTGAGAAcgagaagaaaataaatataataatataaaataaaaaaatgaatttgtagaaatttttacaataataaaaaataaaaatagaacttGAAATAAtagaagtgaaaaaaattaaaaacaaaaaaaaaatcaaaatagaattttttttaaaaaaagaataaattaaaagtaattagTTGGTAATTACACCATGTAATTATCAGTAATTCACAGCCTCTGTCTGTGAATAATTATCTCCTATCAATTACACCAGTTACGTGCTGACCAAGTAATTATTATGTCCAATCAAACAAAATCGGGTAacttatttttccttaaatatattccattcaaataaaaagtaattgaatattaaaaatatatagatttaataaaataaatattacttgattaaaaaaatattgacggTTGTGTTAGTCAAATGAATATGTGGTGATTAATGATATGTAAGTGATGTTGTTGGTTGTGATTGTGGAGGTGATTAGTAGTAGGGATCGATcacaatagtaatagtaattgatAGTGGCGGTGGGGCGTCAGTGATGATAGCAAtggatataattataataatggaGATGATAGATGTGACAACAGTTGACAGAATGGTTAGAGTTCGAAACCTAAATGATGTTAAATAATGCGCAAAAACA
Proteins encoded in this region:
- the LOC101246540 gene encoding 2-alkenal reductase (NADP(+)-dependent) is translated as MAEEVSNKQVILKHFVTSDLKESDMEFKNTTIKLNVPEGCNAMVLRNLFLSCDPYMRLRMKKFEGSYIESFTPGSPITGYGVAKVLESGDSNFQKGDLVLGRTGWEEYSIVTATPTLFKIHDKDVPLSYYTGILGMPGLTAYAGFYEVCSPKKGETVFVSAASGAVGQLVGQFAKMLGCYVVGSAGSKEKVDRLKSTFGFDEAFNYKEEQDLDAALKKYLPDGIDIYFENVGGKMLDAVLLNMKIHGRIAVCGMISQYNLEQTEGVHNLFCLISKRIRMEGFLVHDYYHLYPKYLDMIIPQIKAGKVVYVEDIAEGLESAPSALVGLFSGRNIGKQVVMVSRE